Proteins from a genomic interval of Acidimicrobiales bacterium:
- a CDS encoding cupin domain-containing protein — MDVRSIVDVAPEVEHNGTVPVWWLVRPQEMKEITDGGYLELVNEFEVAGGGAVYPHTHPTHEFYYVTSGRGIMTIEGDEAEIAQGDLVHIRPDAVHSLKPVSDNASIHCFCFAVGVKGAGPIDYTTH; from the coding sequence ATGGATGTCAGATCGATCGTCGACGTGGCGCCGGAAGTCGAGCACAACGGCACGGTTCCGGTGTGGTGGCTCGTCCGTCCCCAGGAGATGAAGGAGATCACCGACGGTGGCTATCTCGAGCTGGTGAACGAGTTCGAGGTCGCGGGCGGCGGCGCCGTGTATCCCCACACGCACCCGACCCACGAGTTCTACTACGTCACCTCGGGCCGGGGCATCATGACCATCGAGGGAGACGAGGCGGAGATCGCCCAGGGCGACCTCGTGCACATACGGCCCGACGCCGTGCACAGCCTGAAGCCCGTGAGCGACAATGCCTCGATCCACTGCTTCTGCTTCGCCGTCGGGGTCAAGGGCGCCGGACCGATCGACTACACCACGCACTGA
- a CDS encoding acyl-CoA dehydrogenase family protein, with product MTLDTLAMDFELSDDQLALRQAARGLLDDLSSPPRVRSVVDRGGGFDDGLWKAMADQGWMGVEVPETQGGLGLGPVEAAVLLEEVGRHLAPAPFLSSLLAIGALARASASGVAWAERWVQALVSGEAIGAVVWEPRAPVLFAPSADVIVACIRDDDGVSTLIGAEAPADCRPGRQPAMDLTRELGWVQLEDVPAVRLGGPDAVETMIDRGAVAHGAEMLGGAGRALELAVEHAKDRVQFGRPIGSFQAVKHRCADMLVDVEGMRSSVYHGAWCISAGDPDAAVAASAAKVWCSDAGPRVMASCLQVHGGIGFTWEHDLHLFLKRAQLDQVSFGDAAFHRERLARLLRSRVESGGSVV from the coding sequence GTGACCCTCGACACTCTGGCCATGGATTTCGAGCTGTCGGATGATCAGCTCGCGCTGCGCCAGGCCGCTCGGGGGCTGCTCGACGACCTGTCGTCACCGCCTCGGGTCAGGTCGGTGGTCGACCGAGGCGGCGGGTTCGACGACGGTCTGTGGAAGGCGATGGCCGACCAGGGCTGGATGGGTGTCGAGGTGCCGGAGACCCAGGGGGGTCTGGGCCTGGGACCGGTCGAGGCCGCCGTCCTCCTGGAGGAGGTCGGCCGCCACCTGGCGCCGGCGCCCTTTCTCTCGAGCCTGCTGGCCATCGGTGCTCTGGCCCGGGCCTCGGCTTCTGGCGTCGCCTGGGCCGAGCGCTGGGTGCAGGCGTTGGTGAGCGGCGAGGCGATCGGCGCCGTGGTCTGGGAGCCGCGCGCCCCGGTGCTGTTCGCACCCTCGGCGGACGTGATCGTGGCCTGCATCAGGGACGACGACGGCGTTTCCACCCTCATCGGTGCCGAAGCTCCCGCCGACTGTCGCCCGGGTCGCCAGCCGGCGATGGACCTGACGCGGGAGCTCGGTTGGGTCCAGCTGGAGGACGTGCCGGCGGTCCGACTCGGGGGACCCGATGCGGTGGAGACGATGATCGACCGCGGGGCCGTCGCCCACGGCGCCGAGATGCTCGGGGGTGCGGGTCGGGCCCTGGAGCTGGCCGTCGAGCACGCCAAGGACCGGGTCCAGTTCGGCCGACCCATCGGCAGCTTCCAGGCGGTCAAGCACCGGTGTGCCGACATGCTGGTCGATGTCGAGGGCATGCGCTCGAGCGTCTACCACGGCGCGTGGTGCATCTCCGCCGGTGATCCCGACGCCGCGGTCGCCGCCTCGGCGGCCAAGGTCTGGTGCTCCGATGCCGGGCCCAGGGTGATGGCGTCGTGTCTGCAGGTGCACGGTGGCATCGGCTTCACCTGGGAGCACGATCTGCACCTCTTCCTGAAGCGCGCCCAGCTCGACCAGGTCAGCTTCGGCGACGCCGCCTTCCATCGCGAGCGGCTGGCCCGGTTGCTGCGGTCCCGGGTCGAGTCCGGAGGGAGCGTCGTCTAG
- a CDS encoding CoA transferase yields the protein MPGPLEGLRVIDVGTRLAAPFCAGLLGEMGADVVKVEQPSGGDFMRTIGPFEDGYSLFWAVEGRGRRSATLDLRQPRGQELFRRLAAHADVVCENFRPGTMEGWHIGPADLDPRLVMVRISVFGQDGPKAQRPGLDRMGIGYGGLMHLTGYPDSPPVRPGVTVSDYLTGAFCAHAAVAALYARDARRQGTGAVIDASLYGSILRILEWTIAAYDRLGMVRQREGNRLANSAPLDNYPTADGSYMCIVAGSDANFARLCGAMGRPDLVEDPRFTTLAERAANADLINGIVAEWTSSRPAAEVERMCVEADVPVASAYSVADIVADEQVAARGDLVTVDDPVVGAVRQQAPFPRVVGTPAVVPTGAPRLGEHNREIWCELVGLSEGELAELETSGVV from the coding sequence GTGCCGGGGCCCCTGGAGGGCCTGCGGGTGATCGACGTTGGTACGCGCCTCGCTGCCCCCTTCTGCGCCGGGCTTCTCGGCGAGATGGGTGCGGACGTGGTCAAGGTCGAGCAGCCCTCGGGCGGGGACTTCATGCGCACCATCGGGCCCTTCGAGGACGGCTACTCGCTCTTCTGGGCGGTCGAGGGCCGTGGCCGCCGAAGTGCGACGCTCGATCTGCGCCAGCCCCGGGGACAGGAGCTGTTCCGCCGGCTGGCGGCGCACGCCGACGTGGTGTGCGAGAACTTCCGTCCCGGGACGATGGAGGGATGGCACATCGGGCCGGCGGACCTCGATCCCCGGCTGGTGATGGTACGCATCAGCGTGTTCGGCCAGGACGGGCCCAAGGCGCAGCGGCCTGGTCTCGATCGCATGGGCATCGGCTACGGCGGACTGATGCACCTCACCGGCTACCCGGACAGCCCGCCCGTGCGGCCGGGGGTCACGGTGTCCGACTACTTGACCGGAGCCTTCTGCGCTCACGCCGCGGTCGCCGCGCTCTACGCCCGCGACGCCCGCCGCCAGGGCACGGGCGCGGTGATCGACGCCTCGTTGTACGGCTCGATCCTGCGCATCCTCGAATGGACCATCGCCGCCTACGACCGGCTGGGCATGGTGCGCCAGCGCGAGGGCAACCGCCTGGCCAACTCGGCACCGCTCGACAACTATCCGACGGCCGACGGCAGCTACATGTGCATCGTCGCCGGTTCGGACGCCAACTTCGCCCGCTTGTGTGGGGCCATGGGCCGACCCGATCTCGTCGAGGATCCGAGGTTCACGACGCTCGCCGAGCGAGCGGCGAACGCGGATCTCATCAACGGCATCGTGGCCGAGTGGACCTCGTCCCGGCCGGCGGCCGAGGTGGAGAGGATGTGCGTCGAGGCCGATGTCCCGGTCGCCAGCGCGTACAGCGTGGCCGACATCGTCGCCGACGAGCAGGTGGCGGCGCGCGGTGACCTCGTCACCGTCGACGATCCGGTGGTGGGCGCGGTCCGCCAACAGGCTCCGTTCCCCCGGGTGGTCGGGACGCCCGCGGTCGTGCCAACGGGCGCGCCCCGCCTCGGCGAGCACAACCGGGAGATCTGGTGCGAGCTCGTCGGCCTGTCCGAGGGCGAGCTCGCCGAGCTCGAAACGAGCGGCGTCGTGTGA
- a CDS encoding acyl-CoA dehydrogenase family protein produces the protein MNLSPTPSEVEFRAELREWLHDNLPWEYGTGLPPHFENLAEEVAFLRRWQASLAAGRWIGVSWPPELGGRGTGPAEHYIVQEELARARAPELVGRIGINLVGPTLLAHGTPEQQRRWLSRILTAEELWCQLFSEPGAGSDLASLSTRAEPADDGWLLTGEKVWTSYAQFANWGVCLARTDPAAPKHRGISYLVVDMRSPGVEVTPLVQLTGEAEFNQVFLSDVFVPRAQLIGEENRGWQVASSTLSHERGTSPRQLVIHTQLLAELLRLAADSGAYDNPRLRPRLAQAFVELRLFQLHNWRTLSRLEKGLEPGPEGSLLKLYWSEMSQRLHDLAMAVLGPASSLGRGARDNPGDGSWQRSWLYYHAASIFAGTNEIQRNIIAERVLGLPREPVA, from the coding sequence GTGAACCTGTCCCCTACCCCTTCCGAGGTGGAGTTCCGCGCCGAGCTGCGCGAGTGGCTGCACGACAACCTCCCCTGGGAGTACGGCACCGGGCTGCCGCCCCACTTCGAGAACCTGGCCGAGGAGGTCGCGTTCCTGCGGCGATGGCAGGCCAGCCTGGCCGCGGGACGGTGGATCGGCGTGTCCTGGCCGCCTGAGCTCGGGGGGCGGGGCACGGGCCCGGCCGAGCACTACATCGTGCAGGAAGAGCTGGCGCGGGCCCGAGCGCCCGAGCTGGTGGGACGCATCGGCATCAACCTGGTGGGGCCCACGCTGCTCGCCCACGGCACGCCCGAACAGCAGCGACGCTGGCTGTCCCGCATCCTGACGGCCGAGGAGCTGTGGTGCCAGCTCTTCAGCGAGCCGGGGGCGGGCAGCGACCTGGCCTCCCTGTCGACACGCGCCGAGCCGGCCGACGACGGCTGGCTGCTGACCGGGGAGAAGGTGTGGACCTCCTACGCCCAGTTCGCCAACTGGGGCGTGTGCCTGGCTCGCACCGACCCGGCGGCACCCAAGCACCGCGGCATCTCCTACCTGGTGGTCGACATGCGCTCACCGGGGGTCGAGGTGACACCGCTCGTGCAGCTGACCGGGGAGGCCGAGTTCAACCAGGTCTTCCTCAGTGACGTCTTCGTCCCACGGGCACAGCTGATCGGCGAGGAGAACCGGGGTTGGCAGGTGGCGAGCTCCACCCTGTCCCACGAGCGGGGCACCAGCCCGCGCCAGCTCGTGATCCACACCCAGCTGCTGGCGGAGCTGCTCCGCCTGGCGGCCGACTCGGGGGCCTACGACAACCCCCGGCTACGACCCCGGCTGGCGCAGGCGTTTGTCGAGCTGCGCCTCTTCCAGCTCCATAACTGGCGCACGCTGTCGCGGCTGGAGAAGGGACTCGAGCCGGGGCCCGAGGGCAGCCTGCTCAAGCTGTACTGGAGCGAGATGAGCCAGCGCCTGCACGACCTGGCCATGGCCGTCCTCGGCCCCGCCTCGTCACTGGGCCGCGGCGCCCGGGACAACCCGGGAGACGGGAGCTGGCAGCGCTCGTGGCTCTACTACCACGCAGCCTCGATCTTCGCCGGCACCAACGAGATCCAGCGCAACATCATCGCCGAGCGCGTCCTCGGCTTGCCGAGAGAACCGGTGGCCTGA
- a CDS encoding enoyl-CoA hydratase, with amino-acid sequence MDLATVLYEVDGPVATITMNRPEVANAQDTALIDDLDAAFDAADADDAVRVVILAGAGRHFSSGHDLKALVGQSEPDEWVRMRETPEGKRRHEQVMYFDRCVKIYHFRKPTIAAVHGSCIAAGLMLACMCDLIVAADDAVFQNPVLRMTGAGVELLVEPWELGIRKAKEFLLTGDRIDAAEAWRLGMVNRVVPTDTLVEATREMADKIALVPPVTAQVVKDSINHTFELMGKEQAWKYHFIAHHWMHNTATAQGALAERQSKGSMKDVFADRDRGDVPTSGQ; translated from the coding sequence ATGGACCTGGCGACGGTCCTCTACGAGGTCGACGGACCGGTGGCGACGATCACCATGAACCGGCCCGAGGTGGCCAACGCCCAGGACACGGCGCTCATCGACGACTTGGACGCCGCCTTCGACGCCGCCGACGCCGACGACGCGGTGCGCGTCGTGATCCTCGCCGGTGCCGGCCGCCATTTCTCCTCAGGCCACGACCTCAAGGCGCTCGTGGGCCAGAGCGAGCCCGACGAGTGGGTGCGGATGCGGGAGACCCCGGAAGGAAAGCGCCGCCACGAGCAGGTCATGTACTTCGACCGGTGCGTGAAGATCTACCACTTCCGCAAGCCGACGATCGCCGCCGTCCACGGCAGCTGCATCGCCGCCGGCCTGATGCTGGCGTGCATGTGCGACCTCATCGTGGCCGCCGATGATGCGGTGTTCCAGAACCCCGTCCTGCGCATGACTGGCGCCGGGGTCGAGCTCCTCGTCGAGCCGTGGGAGCTCGGCATCCGCAAGGCGAAGGAGTTCCTCCTCACCGGGGACCGGATCGACGCCGCCGAGGCGTGGCGCCTGGGGATGGTCAACCGGGTCGTGCCGACCGACACGCTCGTGGAGGCGACGAGGGAGATGGCGGACAAGATCGCGCTCGTCCCTCCGGTGACCGCTCAGGTGGTGAAGGACTCGATCAACCACACCTTCGAGCTCATGGGCAAGGAGCAGGCCTGGAAGTACCACTTCATCGCCCATCACTGGATGCACAACACGGCGACGGCCCAGGGGGCGCTGGCCGAGCGCCAGAGCAAGGGCTCCATGAAGGACGTGTTCGCCGATCGCGACCGGGGCGACGTGCCCACGTCGGGCCAGTAG
- a CDS encoding CoA-transferase, translating to MAAPTAGRPDARLRLIVVTAGGSKLVDLERAVADNVVPGDVVHVMVGHSRWTAATRALARHFWGRDPGFTVCMLSLSSLGAVLFRGGLVRKVITGYSGDTFPNFTPNPVFARAYASGEVEVEHWSFLTFAQRLECAARGLPAVVTRSLGGSSMASNDGYARVSSPFGEIGVLAPLVPDVALLHGVVADRDGNVALNPPLLEGVWGALAARRGAVVTVERIVDDIRPWAHLVLLPAHRVLAVAETPMGAHPGGLYAPNLPVDGYGEDYEFWVEARAASRGDQFDDWIRHWVREPATQQEYLARLGDERIAALRRKADPSSWKVERDAASPDSSAPPNGWEVAAVHGARRIAQSVRAKEAHAVLAGAGVANLAAWLGVAQAREAGSGVQLVAELGLWGYEPRPADPYVFNHRNFPTATMAADTSTVLGMLVGGAETTTVACLGAAQFDRWGSINSTMIPGGPFLVGSGGGNDVASGCSDAVIVATLSPARTPEKLGYVTSPGDRVSAVATDLGLLEKAGGDELVLTAVASGPTPVRDRIEAARAACGWGLEVADDVAELPPPTDEEILALRSWDPHGWFLRARG from the coding sequence CCTCCGGCTGATCGTCGTGACAGCCGGCGGGTCGAAGCTCGTGGACCTCGAGCGGGCGGTCGCCGACAACGTCGTGCCCGGCGACGTCGTCCACGTGATGGTGGGCCACAGTCGCTGGACAGCCGCCACCCGGGCGCTGGCCCGCCACTTCTGGGGCCGGGATCCCGGCTTCACGGTGTGCATGCTGAGCTTGTCGAGCCTGGGGGCGGTGCTGTTCCGCGGCGGACTCGTGCGCAAGGTGATCACCGGGTACTCGGGCGACACCTTCCCGAACTTCACCCCGAACCCCGTCTTCGCCCGCGCCTACGCCAGCGGCGAAGTGGAGGTCGAGCACTGGTCGTTCCTCACCTTTGCCCAGCGCCTGGAGTGCGCGGCGCGCGGGCTTCCGGCGGTGGTGACCCGGTCCCTCGGCGGATCATCGATGGCTAGCAACGACGGGTATGCCAGGGTGAGCTCACCGTTTGGCGAGATTGGTGTGCTCGCTCCGCTGGTACCTGACGTGGCCCTCCTTCACGGGGTCGTGGCCGACCGTGATGGCAACGTCGCCCTCAACCCGCCGCTTCTCGAGGGCGTCTGGGGCGCGCTGGCCGCCAGGCGGGGAGCGGTGGTGACGGTCGAGCGGATCGTCGACGACATCCGGCCCTGGGCCCATCTCGTGCTGCTGCCTGCCCACCGCGTCCTGGCCGTGGCCGAGACCCCGATGGGCGCCCACCCCGGCGGGCTCTACGCCCCGAATCTGCCCGTCGACGGCTACGGCGAGGACTACGAGTTCTGGGTGGAGGCGCGGGCGGCGTCGCGTGGCGATCAGTTCGACGACTGGATCCGCCACTGGGTGCGTGAGCCCGCCACTCAGCAGGAGTACCTGGCCCGGCTCGGCGACGAACGCATCGCCGCGCTGCGCCGCAAGGCCGATCCCTCGTCGTGGAAGGTGGAGCGCGACGCCGCTTCTCCCGATTCGTCGGCGCCGCCCAACGGCTGGGAGGTGGCCGCCGTCCACGGTGCCCGCCGGATCGCCCAGTCCGTGCGGGCGAAGGAGGCGCACGCCGTGCTGGCCGGCGCCGGCGTGGCGAACCTGGCTGCCTGGCTCGGGGTGGCCCAGGCCCGGGAGGCCGGTTCGGGTGTCCAGCTCGTCGCTGAGCTGGGGCTGTGGGGCTACGAGCCCCGACCCGCCGACCCCTACGTCTTCAACCACCGCAACTTCCCGACCGCGACCATGGCGGCGGACACCTCGACGGTGCTGGGGATGCTGGTCGGTGGAGCTGAGACGACGACGGTGGCCTGCCTGGGCGCCGCCCAGTTCGATCGGTGGGGGAGCATCAACTCGACGATGATCCCCGGCGGCCCGTTCCTTGTGGGCTCGGGCGGGGGCAACGACGTGGCCAGCGGCTGCTCCGACGCCGTGATCGTGGCCACGTTGAGCCCGGCGAGGACGCCGGAGAAGCTCGGCTACGTGACCTCGCCCGGCGATCGGGTCAGCGCCGTGGCCACGGATCTCGGGCTGCTGGAGAAGGCGGGCGGCGACGAGCTCGTGCTGACCGCAGTGGCGTCGGGGCCGACGCCGGTGCGAGACCGGATCGAGGCGGCCCGGGCTGCATGCGGCTGGGGCCTCGAGGTCGCAGACGATGTGGCCGAGCTCCCACCTCCGACCGATGAGGAGATCCTCGCCCTCCGGTCGTGGGATCCGCACGGCTGGTTTCTCCGCGCGCGCGGCTGA